The following proteins come from a genomic window of Hydractinia symbiolongicarpus strain clone_291-10 chromosome 2, HSymV2.1, whole genome shotgun sequence:
- the LOC130629803 gene encoding uncharacterized protein LOC130629803 isoform X1, whose protein sequence is MMAGTRVKVTKKIYTCEDKDACLYAHNKVRSYHKVEPLVWDTKLATNAKNWAIHLLENDLYDHAYGINDGENLYRIPSASHRAYHAVHFFYQEIENYDFRRMSEPNSTLSDDEFDEVGHFTQVVWKDAKKVGCCVAFDKKLKKTIIVCRYSIKQNQNYSEQVLRQNVNGNGELFIPKCEDLICENDVETTLEGVDHYIMF, encoded by the exons ATGATGGCAG GAACACGGGTgaaagttacaaaaaaaatatatacttgcgAAGATAAAG ATGCTTGTTTGTATGCTCATAACAAAGTTCGCTCGTATCATAAAGTTGAACCCTTAGTTTGGGACACAAAACTGGCTACAAATGCAAAGAATTGGGCAATCCACTTATTGGAAAACGATCTTTATGATCATGCTTACGGTATTAATGATGGTGAGAATTTGTATAGAATACCAAGTGCTTCTCATCGCGCTTATCACGCTGTCCATTTCTT CTATCAGGAAATTGAAAATTACGACTTCAGGAGAATGAGCGAACCTAACAGTACATTGAGCGATGATGAATTTGACGAGGTTGGTCATTTTACTCAAGTTGTTTGGAAGGATGCAAAAAAAGTTGGATGTTGTGTAGCTTTTGACAAGAAATTAAAGAAAACCATTATTGTTTGTCGATatagtattaaacaaaatcaaaattattccgAACAAGTCCTTCGGCAAAATGTAAATG gaaatggTGAATTATTCATCCCGAAGTGTGAAGATCTCATTTGCGAAAACGATGTGGAAACAACCTTAGAAGGTGTTGACCATTACATCATGTTTTAA
- the LOC130629803 gene encoding ectin-like isoform X2, whose translation MMAGTRVKVTKKIYTCEDKDACLYAHNKVRSYHKVEPLVWDTKLATNAKNWAIHLLENDLYDHAYGINDGENLYRIPSASHRAYHAVHFFYQEIENYDFRRMSEPNSTLSDDEFDEEMVNYSSRSVKISFAKTMWKQP comes from the exons ATGATGGCAG GAACACGGGTgaaagttacaaaaaaaatatatacttgcgAAGATAAAG ATGCTTGTTTGTATGCTCATAACAAAGTTCGCTCGTATCATAAAGTTGAACCCTTAGTTTGGGACACAAAACTGGCTACAAATGCAAAGAATTGGGCAATCCACTTATTGGAAAACGATCTTTATGATCATGCTTACGGTATTAATGATGGTGAGAATTTGTATAGAATACCAAGTGCTTCTCATCGCGCTTATCACGCTGTCCATTTCTT CTATCAGGAAATTGAAAATTACGACTTCAGGAGAATGAGCGAACCTAACAGTACATTGAGCGATGATGAATTTGACGAG gaaatggTGAATTATTCATCCCGAAGTGTGAAGATCTCATTTGCGAAAACGATGTGGAAACAACCTTAG
- the LOC130629800 gene encoding uncharacterized protein LOC130629800 isoform X2, translated as MTKRVLQKPAWKEALGASMRSKRLKLMPDKDNRFCCPVADCDSESYGSKRGCRKQVYNRHGWFYYFDKRPNIDEVLPHFSTRNRIKDPQRKRASTFSMPFFAKTCNLAVAFRTWLKSPGGGGKDHSQADQITCKVLKYAKYCCEDSPSVWEVPFPVIDYCVGSINMLSDFVDFLRDQWKVGFSGIIGYMNAIGHMLDYRRSTDVLTLINEYIDNVRRRLNPTNDYLLVCRNGKQLTRISDVFGRIVYQAIGKYINPTRYRQIIETESVAHLETKEQAILSQDQKHTSQVAKVHYQKTESRNIAAKARLCMDKLRDQTTCTLTVSEINSNTKNVKTSGSTLEHETPVQTRQKKVSFSAMEDKFLQAGLQKYGNAKWTSILADPNYSFHCSRKASTLAVRAKTKKFI; from the exons ATGACAAAACGAGTCTTGCAAAAGCCTGCGTGGAAAGAGGCATTGGGAGCCTCAATGAGATCGAAAAGGCTTAAGTTAATGCCTGATAAAGATAACCGCTTTTGTTGTCCTGTGGCTGATTGTGACAGCGAGTCGTATGGAAGTAAAAGAGGGTGTAGAAAACAAGTCTATAACCGTCATGGATGGTTTTATTATTTCGATAAAAGACCGAATATCGACGAAGTACTTCCCCACTTCAGTACGAGAAATCGCATAAAAGATCCCCAAAGAAAGCGCGCCTCCACATTTTcaatgccgttttttgctaaAACATGTAATTTGGCAGTTGCATTTAGAACATGGTTAAAAAGTCCAGGTGGTGGTGGTAAAGATCATTCTCAGGCCGATCAAATAActtgtaaagttttaaagtatGCCAAATATTGCTGCGAGGATTCTCCTTCGGTATGGGAAGTACCATTCCCTGTTATCGACTACTGTGTTGGCTCTATTAATATGCTTTCTGATTTCGTAGATTTTTTGAGAGACCAATGGAAGGTTGGCTTCTCAGGAATAATTGGCTACATGAATGCTATTGGGCACATGCTTGATTACAGACGAAGCACAG ATGTACTCACACTAATAAACGAATACATTGACAATGTACGACGAAGATTGAACCCCACCAACGATTATCTACTAGTGTGTCGAAATGGTAAGCAGTTGACGCGTATTTCGGACGTATTCGGTAGAATTGTTTATCAAGCAATTGGTAAGTATATAAATCCTACACGATATAGGCAAATCATCGAAACCGAAAGTGTTGCACACTTAGAAACAAAAGAACAAGCAATTCTTTCTCAAGATCAAAAACACACGTCGCAGGTAGCTAAAGTTCATTACCAGAAGACTGAATCGCGCAATATAGCTGCAAAAGCCAGGTTATGTATGGATAAATTACGAGATCAAACAACGTGTACTTTAACTGTAAGCGAAATCAATAGTAACACCAAAAATGTGAAAACGTCTGGAAGTACTTTGGAACACGAAACACCTGTTCAAACGAGACAGAAAAAAGTTAGTTTTAGTGCCATGGAGGACAAGTTTTTACAAGCTGGGCTACAAAAATATGGCAATGCAAAATGGACTTCCATTCTCGCAGATCCTAACTACTCCTTTCATTGTAGCCGTAAAGCTAGTACATTGGCGGTTAGAGcgaagacaaaaaaatttatataa
- the LOC130629871 gene encoding uncharacterized protein LOC130629871, producing MANRQLRSEVLKRALKACIVQPVIRKYQVVAVRAMWGSDVDAREVIWGKRMQMENILLSNEQVSCFFSCITYMARPRKRKSMRNEGEEEEGADSSSEGDNRNGANAHETFPGISFWIACDLPNCTLSQFETNLSKSFMQAGLNLTTCNAIQTRGKYLNLLVLEILSMFFEYFTPHLIFVGKTSALQAFSGSLYQVLKDHNREEAKRIVEISHRTMIRSAARDEGVQLDHVAVMESEQYSMKPCQLILTKNIDKEVYQDVIRGLSEIRFTSLDLKVIDKSEGTEVTIPVKPTNKLCQSVDIVRRMMERNSFGLCNGGVYKKIGESRYTYVYCCSVKSYLYRSLKNKAIANEITPNLRELVFLLSDGECQIIDQITLDYNYIECLPNGVCYNIAKKCFDVKPNLKGSPRAFVRYFHREGKNPEPKPFIEGVENSFPDRNVRLRFYQKWYQILLAGQYPMKEKKLLLVGPPDSGKTSWFAPFQGIIPEMYIAGVVRDGRFSGHLINRNTQVVFMDEWTSDSLCCEDAKRILQGKSMSMQYMNIYFE from the exons ATGGCTAACAGGCAACTGCGAAGTGAAGTTTTGAAACGCGCCCTGAAGGCATGCATCGTCCAACCGGTAATAAGAAAATATCAGGTAGTAGCCGTTCGTGCGATGTGGGGAAGTGATGTTGATGCCCGCGAGGTCATTTGGGGCAAGAGAATGCAGATGGAGAACATATTGCTTAGCAACGAACAAGtatcctgttttttttcttgtattaccTATATGGCCAGACCTCGTAAGAGAAAGTCGATGAGGAATGAAGGGGAGGAAGAAGAAGGAGCCGACTCTAGCAGTGAAGGTGATAACAGAAACGGCGCAAATGCGCatgaaacatttcctggcatTTCTTTCTGGATCGCGTGCGACTTGCCAAACTGTACCTTAagtcaatttgaaacaaatttgtcGAAGTCTTTTATGCAAGCCGGGTTGAATTTAACAACGTGCAATGCTATACAGACAAGAGGTAAATACTTGAACCTTTTAGTACTTGAAATACTGTCAATGTTTTTCGAATATTTTACGCCACATTTGATATTTGTAGGCAAAACCAGTGCATTGCAAGCATTCTCAGGATCGTTATACCAAGTCTTGAAAGACCACAATAGGGAAGAAGCAAAACGGATAGTTGAGATATCCCATCGCACAATGATTAGGAGTGCAGCTAGAGATGAAGGTGTTCAACTTGACCACGTTGCTGTAATGGAAAGCGAACAGTACTCGATGAAACCCTGTCAGTTAattctaacaaaaaatattgataaagagGTATATCAAGATGTAATTCGTGGTTTATCCGAAATCAGATTTACATCGCTTGATTTAAAAGTAATTGATAAATCGGAAG GCACAGAAGTAACTATTCCCGTTAAGCCAACTAACAAACTTTGTCAATCCGTGGATATAGTTCGAAGGATGATGGAGAGGAATAGCTTTGGACTGTGCAATGGaggtgtatacaaaaaaataggaGAAAGCAGATACACATACGTTTACTGTTGTTCGGTGAAAAGCTATCTCTATCGCTCGTTGAAAAACAAAGCAATCGCCAACGAAATTACGCCAAATTTACGAGAGTTGGTATTTTTGCTGTCGGACGGCGAGTGTCAAATAATTGATCAAATAACTCTGGATTACAATTACATTGAATGCTTGCCAAATGGAGTTTGTTATAACATCGCCAAAAAATGTTTCGATGTCAAGCCAAATTTAAAGGGATCTCCCCGAGCATTCGTACGGTACTTTCATCGTGAGGGAAAAAATCCCGAACCAAAGCCATTTATAGAAG GTGTCGAAAATAGTTTCCCAGATAGAAATGTGCGGTTgcgtttttatcaaaaatggtaCCAAATTTTGCTCGCCGGTCAGTATCCcatgaaagaaaagaaattgttgCTGGTAGGTCCTCCTGATAGTGGAAAGACTAGTTGGTTTGCTCCATTTCAAG GCATTATTCCAGAAATGTACATTGCTGGCGTGGTTCGGGATGGTCGATTCTCAGGCCACCTGATAAATAGAAATACACAAGTCGTATTTATGGATGAATGGACTAGCGACAGTCTATGTTGTGAAGATGCAAAAAGAATATTGCAAGGTAAGTCGATGTCGATGCAGTACATGAACATTTACTTTGAATAA
- the LOC130629800 gene encoding uncharacterized protein LOC130629800 isoform X1, translated as MTKRVLQKPAWKEALGASMRSKRLKLMPDKDNRFCCPVADCDSESYGSKRGCRKQVYNRHGWFYYFDKRPNIDEVLPHFSTRNRIKDPQRKRASTFSMPFFAKTCNLAVAFRTWLKSPGGGGKDHSQADQITCKVLKYAKYCCEDSPSVWEVPFPVIDYCVGSINMLSDFVDFLRDQWKVGFSGIIGYMNAIGHMLDYRRSTGTTEKNLSVFVAAEIYLHRVKKFLLRKMKAEWKCILSVEYLNSIDCCATLYDLQKVIPYHSEKYKQIVLNAKNASACVAAHDLSFSTSFIVAVLFLMVKASRPMTYQTLTVTMIKGVKEDGFIDQNVFKTAEKYGFDSLYFSIDVLTLINEYIDNVRRRLNPTNDYLLVCRNGKQLTRISDVFGRIVYQAIGKYINPTRYRQIIETESVAHLETKEQAILSQDQKHTSQVAKVHYQKTESRNIAAKARLCMDKLRDQTTCTLTVSEINSNTKNVKTSGSTLEHETPVQTRQKKVSFSAMEDKFLQAGLQKYGNAKWTSILADPNYSFHCSRKASTLAVRAKTKKFI; from the coding sequence ATGACAAAACGAGTCTTGCAAAAGCCTGCGTGGAAAGAGGCATTGGGAGCCTCAATGAGATCGAAAAGGCTTAAGTTAATGCCTGATAAAGATAACCGCTTTTGTTGTCCTGTGGCTGATTGTGACAGCGAGTCGTATGGAAGTAAAAGAGGGTGTAGAAAACAAGTCTATAACCGTCATGGATGGTTTTATTATTTCGATAAAAGACCGAATATCGACGAAGTACTTCCCCACTTCAGTACGAGAAATCGCATAAAAGATCCCCAAAGAAAGCGCGCCTCCACATTTTcaatgccgttttttgctaaAACATGTAATTTGGCAGTTGCATTTAGAACATGGTTAAAAAGTCCAGGTGGTGGTGGTAAAGATCATTCTCAGGCCGATCAAATAActtgtaaagttttaaagtatGCCAAATATTGCTGCGAGGATTCTCCTTCGGTATGGGAAGTACCATTCCCTGTTATCGACTACTGTGTTGGCTCTATTAATATGCTTTCTGATTTCGTAGATTTTTTGAGAGACCAATGGAAGGTTGGCTTCTCAGGAATAATTGGCTACATGAATGCTATTGGGCACATGCTTGATTACAGACGAAGCACAGGTACGACTGAAAAAAATTTGTCGGTATTTGTTGCTGCAGAGATTTATTTGCACCGTGTTAAGAAATTCCTCCTTCGTAAAATGAAAGCTGAATGGAAGTGTATCTTAAGTGTTGAATATCTAAACAGTATAGACTGTTGCGCGACACTATATGATTTACAAAAGGTGATACCATACCAtagtgaaaaatataaacaaattgtgTTAAATGCTAAAAACGCAAGTGCATGTGTCGCAGCACACGATTTATCATTTTCGACTTCCTTCATAGTAgctgtattatttttaatggtGAAGGCTTCAAGACCCATGACGTATCAAACTCTTACAGTAACAATGATTAAAGGCGTGAAAGAGGATGGTTTTATAGATCAGAATGTCTTTAAAACTGCGGAGAAATACGGATTTGACTCTCTTTATTTTTCCATAGATGTACTCACACTAATAAACGAATACATTGACAATGTACGACGAAGATTGAACCCCACCAACGATTATCTACTAGTGTGTCGAAATGGTAAGCAGTTGACGCGTATTTCGGACGTATTCGGTAGAATTGTTTATCAAGCAATTGGTAAGTATATAAATCCTACACGATATAGGCAAATCATCGAAACCGAAAGTGTTGCACACTTAGAAACAAAAGAACAAGCAATTCTTTCTCAAGATCAAAAACACACGTCGCAGGTAGCTAAAGTTCATTACCAGAAGACTGAATCGCGCAATATAGCTGCAAAAGCCAGGTTATGTATGGATAAATTACGAGATCAAACAACGTGTACTTTAACTGTAAGCGAAATCAATAGTAACACCAAAAATGTGAAAACGTCTGGAAGTACTTTGGAACACGAAACACCTGTTCAAACGAGACAGAAAAAAGTTAGTTTTAGTGCCATGGAGGACAAGTTTTTACAAGCTGGGCTACAAAAATATGGCAATGCAAAATGGACTTCCATTCTCGCAGATCCTAACTACTCCTTTCATTGTAGCCGTAAAGCTAGTACATTGGCGGTTAGAGcgaagacaaaaaaatttatataa
- the LOC130629801 gene encoding uncharacterized protein LOC130629801 encodes MIPQKHKEPARFQYNSGFFITTNIMPDFGNGVDGEAILRRLEVFETKTLRVKDNSITKWMRMHCMEIFVYVASQLKDISLFTSETNVAKKNQVGAVYNDVDCDPSVFLDEEQTLEASSSCLSTRVQIENAVPQEAIDYAIIAADDRDGILYHALNFDHELFDIENKLHSAEYMRKMYEIAAGAWEEICPLINNDETLVAFKRRKRINWQGSDTFYDTWLLATNSCRDCFPTKEMKELYPDWAQLIEQDEDEGEGSSHDREENEEEEEETNEEEEGHREEEETEEHEINAQSTKPVSTVKQEYMPFCPANNSTAFIDLVSDDESVPEISSVKLELFSADNSTTSLDCDVICISSDEEDN; translated from the exons ATGATCCCGCAAAAACACAAAGAACCGGCCCGTTTTCAATACAATTcgggtttttttataacaactaaTATAATGCCGGACTTCGGAAATGGTGTAGATGGTGAGGCTATCCTGCGTCGTCTTGAAGTTTTCGAAACTAAGACACTTCGAGTGAAGGACAATAGCATAACAA AGTGGATGAGAATGCACTGCATGGAAATATTTGTGTACGTTGCCAGCCAGTTGAAAGACATCTCGCTTTTCACCAGCGAAACCAATGTTGCGAAGAAAAATCAAGTAGGCGCTGTGTACAACGACGTTGATTGCGATCCGTCGGTCTTCTTGGACGAAGAGCAAACATTGGAAGCATCTAGCAGTTGTCTAAGCACACGAGTTCAGATTGAGAATGCAGTTCCGCAAGAGGCTATCGACTATGCCATTATTGCGGCCGACGATAGGGATGGCATTTTGTACCATGCGCTTAACTTTGATCATGAACTGTTTGACATAGAAAACAAGTTACACAGTGCTGAATATATGCGCAAAATGTACGAGATAGCCGCTGGGGCATGGGAGGAAATCTGCCCATTAATTAATAACGATGAGACCTTGGTAGCATTCAAACGCCGTAAAAGGATCAACTGGCAGGGTAGTGACACGTTCTACGACACGTGGTTGCTTGCTACAAACTCCTGCCGCGATTGCTTCCCGACGAAAGAAATGAAGGAGCTCTACCCTGATTGGGCACAACTAATTGAGCAAGACGAAGACGAAGGAGAAGGTAGTAGCCACGACCGCGAAGAGAAcgaggaagaagaagaggaaacaaACGAAGAGGAGGAAGGTCATAgggaagaagaagaaacagaaGAACATGAAATCAATGCTCAGTCGACGAAACCTGTTTCCACTGTTAAGCAAGAATATATGCCGTTTTGTCCAGCAAATAACAGTACTGCTTTTATAGACCTCGTGTCAGATGATGAAAGTGTTCCTGAAATTTCTTCAGTAAAATTAGAGCTATTTTCCGCAGATAATTCAACCACTTCTCTCGATTGTGATGTTATCTGCATTAGTTCGGACGAAgaagacaattaa